A single region of the Nocardioides ochotonae genome encodes:
- a CDS encoding ferredoxin--NADP reductase, which yields MDTDSFELKVIDVVEETADAHSITVEVPEGAEEHFAYRPGQFLTVAVPSDRTGVAARCYSLSSSPVGDGPLTITVKRTPDGYASNWLCDHVRVGDTLRVLPPSGIFTPASLDADLLLLAAGSGVTPVMSIIRAALAGGTGRITVFYANRDERSVIFADELRRLAAEHPERLRVVHWLESVQGLPTQEQLRVLAADHLEADAFVCGPGPFMAMAVAALKELGFPRARRHQEKFISLGGNPFGDLHDVEVAEQEIEAAEADPEDAAASAVPGEDTVAVPAAPVRLEVELDGETHSFDDWVPGTTMLEHLEAKGVKAPFSCREGECSACAVRLLEGEVSMRHNDVLDAEDLADGIRLACQADPLTDVVRASYS from the coding sequence GTGGACACCGACTCCTTCGAGCTCAAGGTCATCGACGTCGTCGAGGAGACCGCCGACGCCCACTCGATCACCGTCGAGGTGCCGGAGGGCGCCGAGGAGCACTTCGCCTACCGGCCGGGGCAGTTCCTGACCGTGGCGGTGCCCAGCGACCGCACCGGGGTTGCGGCACGCTGCTACTCCCTGTCCAGCAGCCCGGTGGGCGACGGGCCGCTGACGATCACCGTCAAGCGCACCCCGGACGGGTACGCGTCGAACTGGCTGTGCGACCACGTGCGGGTCGGTGACACGCTGCGGGTGCTCCCGCCGAGCGGCATCTTCACCCCCGCCTCGCTGGACGCCGACCTGCTGCTCCTCGCCGCCGGCTCCGGCGTCACCCCGGTCATGTCGATCATCCGCGCCGCCCTGGCCGGGGGCACCGGTCGAATCACCGTCTTCTACGCCAACCGCGACGAGCGCTCGGTGATCTTCGCCGACGAGCTGCGCCGCCTCGCCGCCGAGCACCCCGAGCGGCTGCGCGTCGTGCACTGGCTGGAGTCGGTGCAGGGCCTGCCCACGCAGGAGCAGCTGCGCGTCCTCGCCGCCGACCACCTCGAGGCCGACGCGTTCGTCTGTGGTCCGGGTCCGTTCATGGCGATGGCCGTCGCGGCCCTCAAGGAGCTGGGCTTCCCGCGTGCTCGCCGCCACCAGGAGAAGTTCATCTCCCTGGGCGGCAACCCGTTCGGGGACCTGCACGACGTCGAGGTCGCCGAGCAGGAGATCGAGGCCGCCGAGGCCGATCCCGAGGACGCCGCCGCCTCCGCGGTCCCCGGAGAGGACACCGTCGCGGTGCCGGCCGCCCCGGTGCGCCTCGAGGTCGAGCTCGACGGGGAGACCCACAGCTTCGACGACTGGGTCCCGGGCACCACGATGCTCGAGCACCTGGAGGCCAAGGGCGTGAAGGCGCCGTTCTCCTGTCGCGAGGGGGAGTGCTCCGCCTGCGCGGTCCGGCTGCTCGAGGGTGAGGTCTCGATGCGTCACAACGACGTCCTGGATGCCGAGGACCTCGCCGACGGCATCCGCCTCGCCTGCCAGGCCGACCCGCTCACCGACGTCGTGCGGGCGTCGTACTCCTGA
- a CDS encoding transposase — MPYPSDLTDDQWDLLEPAFNPPGKRGRRHADDLRTVVDAMLDIAQTGCQWRYLPASFGPWTRFGRSSGAGHATARGRRP; from the coding sequence ATGCCGTACCCCAGTGACCTGACCGACGACCAGTGGGACCTGCTGGAGCCGGCGTTCAACCCGCCCGGCAAGCGCGGCCGCAGGCACGCCGATGACCTGCGAACCGTGGTGGACGCGATGCTCGACATCGCCCAGACCGGCTGCCAGTGGCGCTACCTCCCGGCGTCCTTCGGGCCATGGACCCGGTTTGGTCGCAGTTCCGGCGCTGGTCACGCAACGGCACGTGGGCGCAGGCCCTGA
- a CDS encoding maleylpyruvate isomerase family mycothiol-dependent enzyme: MRTTDLGVGPPPPSVLEHLAAATRSLVRTVDGLGEDDLRAPSLLPRWTRGHLVAHLALNAEGLGSVLRGTALGAAVPMYRSVEARDADIENLAGRDAAVLRNRLLASVTGLADAIVAVAPEQWPTRAQRTPGNRATFAAADVPLMRLREVALHHADLGMPFTRADWTDGVAETLAASLTHRVTSPCTLHAHDVGRTWTAGGDDSVSPGPTVSGTAADLAWWLSGRGGGDGLETDSGELPRTGAW, encoded by the coding sequence GTGCGCACCACTGACCTCGGGGTCGGCCCGCCTCCACCCAGCGTGCTCGAGCACCTCGCCGCCGCGACGCGGAGCCTCGTGCGCACCGTCGATGGGCTGGGCGAGGACGACCTGCGTGCGCCGAGCCTGCTGCCGCGCTGGACCCGCGGCCATCTCGTCGCCCACCTGGCCCTCAACGCGGAGGGTCTCGGCAGCGTGCTCCGCGGGACCGCACTGGGCGCCGCGGTCCCGATGTACCGGTCCGTCGAGGCCCGCGACGCGGACATCGAGAACCTCGCCGGGCGCGACGCCGCCGTGCTGCGCAACCGGCTGCTGGCCTCCGTCACCGGGCTCGCCGACGCGATCGTCGCCGTGGCACCGGAGCAGTGGCCCACCCGCGCGCAACGGACCCCCGGCAACCGGGCCACGTTCGCCGCGGCCGACGTACCGCTGATGCGGCTGCGGGAGGTGGCGCTCCACCACGCCGACCTCGGCATGCCCTTCACGCGGGCGGACTGGACCGACGGCGTGGCCGAGACGCTGGCGGCCTCGCTGACCCATCGCGTCACGAGTCCGTGCACCCTGCACGCGCACGACGTCGGCCGGACCTGGACGGCGGGCGGGGACGATAGCGTCTCCCCCGGCCCCACGGTCAGCGGCACCGCCGCCGACCTCGCGTGGTGGCTCTCGGGCCGCGGAGGCGGCGACGGGCTGGAGACCGACAGCGGCGAGCTGCCGCGGACAGGAGCATGGTGA
- a CDS encoding acyl-CoA dehydrogenase family protein translates to MDYSFTPEQDEAAHLAARILGDHATPARLQAVERAGERFDPDLWRALGEAGLLGLALPEEHDGAGLGLVELCRVLVEVGRVVAPVPLAAHGAAGLLLAELGTPAQHAEWLAGAATGQRVLAAATAEDRSSLPARPATTAHPDGAGHRVAGTKTVVGGGTLADGLLVTASTPTGPAVLLVRPDDPGVTVVAQAVSDGDPVARVDLADVVLGADRVLGPADGSATARLHDLLTVTTCAEQLGVTEGALHLTAAYAKTREQFGRPIGTFQAVSQRLADGYIDVLGQRLMLWQAAWRLAEGLPITTAVAAAKLWAADAGHRLAHTAVHVHGGVGIDLDGETHRYFTHAKRLELVHGGATEQALRIGRALAAEPAV, encoded by the coding sequence ATGGACTACTCCTTCACCCCCGAGCAGGACGAGGCCGCCCACCTGGCCGCCCGGATCCTCGGGGACCACGCCACGCCGGCGCGCCTGCAGGCCGTGGAGCGCGCGGGCGAGCGCTTCGACCCCGACCTGTGGCGCGCCCTCGGCGAGGCCGGGCTGCTCGGCCTCGCCCTGCCCGAGGAGCACGACGGGGCGGGCCTCGGGCTGGTCGAGCTGTGCCGGGTGCTCGTCGAGGTCGGCCGGGTGGTGGCACCGGTGCCGCTGGCCGCCCACGGCGCCGCCGGCCTGCTGCTCGCCGAGCTCGGCACGCCCGCCCAGCACGCGGAGTGGCTCGCCGGCGCCGCGACGGGGCAGCGGGTGCTCGCCGCCGCGACCGCCGAGGACCGCAGCAGCCTGCCGGCGCGCCCGGCGACCACCGCCCACCCCGACGGCGCGGGCCACCGGGTCGCCGGCACCAAGACCGTCGTCGGCGGCGGCACCCTCGCCGACGGGCTCCTCGTCACCGCCTCGACCCCCACCGGGCCGGCGGTGCTCCTGGTGCGGCCCGATGACCCCGGCGTCACGGTGGTCGCCCAGGCGGTCTCCGACGGCGACCCGGTCGCGCGCGTCGACCTCGCCGACGTCGTGCTCGGCGCGGACCGGGTGCTCGGCCCGGCCGACGGCAGCGCCACCGCCCGGCTGCACGACCTGCTCACGGTCACGACGTGCGCCGAGCAGCTGGGCGTGACCGAGGGGGCGCTGCACCTCACCGCGGCGTACGCCAAGACGCGCGAGCAGTTCGGCCGCCCGATCGGCACCTTCCAGGCGGTCAGCCAGCGCCTCGCGGACGGCTACATCGACGTGCTCGGGCAGCGTCTGATGCTCTGGCAGGCCGCCTGGCGCCTGGCCGAGGGACTCCCGATCACCACCGCGGTCGCCGCGGCCAAGCTGTGGGCCGCGGACGCCGGGCACCGCCTCGCCCACACCGCGGTGCACGTGCACGGCGGCGTCGGGATCGACCTGGACGGCGAGACGCACCGCTACTTCACCCACGCCAAGCGCCTCGAGCTCGTCCACGGAGGCGCGACCGAGCAGGCGCTGCGGATCGGGCGTGCGCTGGCGGCCGAGCCGGCGGTGTGA
- a CDS encoding HU family DNA-binding protein, with the protein MNKTELRDAVAAAADLTNAQADKALNAVLDSITSALASGDKVTLPGFGTFETRDRAARQGRNPQTGESMEIAASTNPAFKAGAQLKAAVSKKA; encoded by the coding sequence ATGAACAAGACTGAGCTGCGCGACGCGGTTGCTGCCGCTGCTGACCTGACCAACGCCCAGGCCGACAAGGCCCTCAACGCGGTGCTGGACTCCATCACCTCGGCGCTGGCCTCCGGCGACAAGGTGACCCTGCCCGGCTTCGGCACGTTCGAGACCCGCGACCGCGCCGCCCGCCAGGGCCGCAACCCGCAGACCGGCGAGTCGATGGAGATCGCCGCCAGCACCAACCCGGCGTTCAAGGCCGGCGCCCAGCTCAAGGCCGCGGTCTCCAAGAAGGCCTGA
- a CDS encoding Rieske 2Fe-2S domain-containing protein, protein MSETATTARTLDLGTPPERFARGWHCLGLASTFADGKPHGIEAFGTKLVIWQDSAGEIKVLDGYCRHMGGDLTQGSVKGDEVACPFHDWRWGGDGKCKSIPYARRVPLRARTQHYPVVVRNGQVLVWHDVEGSAADESVLPPVLPGVGTDAYTDWFWKVVPIEGSNCRELIDNVVDMAHFYYVHLSFPTSFRNVFEGTVATQYMASKGRPDVSGGYGAPELFLKSEATYFGPSYMINWLEVDYKGFLTEVILINCHIPTGPDSFTLQYGITVKKPEGLDEASVAYISRKYAEMFGDGFLQDVHIWKNKVPVQNPLLCEEDGPVYQLRRWYEQFYVDQADVAPEMVERFEFEVDTTKANEYWQVEVAENLARKAAEDAEREASGAETATGS, encoded by the coding sequence ATGAGCGAGACCGCCACCACTGCCCGGACGCTCGACCTCGGTACGCCGCCGGAGCGGTTCGCCCGCGGCTGGCACTGCCTCGGGCTCGCCTCGACGTTCGCCGACGGCAAGCCGCACGGGATCGAGGCGTTCGGCACCAAGCTCGTCATCTGGCAGGACAGCGCCGGCGAGATCAAGGTGCTCGACGGCTACTGCCGCCACATGGGCGGTGACCTGACCCAGGGGAGCGTGAAGGGCGATGAGGTCGCGTGCCCGTTCCACGACTGGCGCTGGGGCGGCGACGGCAAGTGCAAGTCGATCCCGTACGCCCGTCGGGTCCCGCTGCGTGCGCGCACCCAGCACTACCCGGTGGTCGTGCGCAACGGGCAGGTGCTGGTCTGGCACGACGTCGAGGGGTCCGCCGCCGACGAGTCGGTCCTCCCGCCCGTGCTGCCCGGGGTCGGCACCGACGCCTACACCGACTGGTTCTGGAAGGTCGTGCCGATCGAGGGGTCCAACTGCCGCGAGCTGATCGACAACGTGGTCGACATGGCGCACTTCTACTACGTGCACCTGTCGTTCCCGACCAGCTTCCGCAACGTCTTCGAGGGCACGGTGGCGACCCAGTACATGGCCTCCAAGGGCCGCCCCGACGTCAGCGGCGGGTACGGCGCCCCGGAACTGTTCTTGAAGTCCGAGGCCACCTACTTCGGGCCGTCGTACATGATCAACTGGCTCGAGGTCGACTACAAGGGGTTCCTCACCGAGGTCATCCTGATCAACTGCCACATCCCCACCGGCCCGGACTCCTTCACCCTGCAGTACGGCATCACGGTGAAGAAGCCCGAGGGCCTCGACGAGGCGTCGGTGGCCTACATCAGCCGCAAGTACGCCGAGATGTTCGGCGACGGGTTCCTCCAGGACGTCCACATCTGGAAGAACAAGGTGCCCGTGCAGAACCCGCTGCTGTGCGAGGAGGACGGGCCGGTCTACCAGCTGCGCCGCTGGTACGAGCAGTTCTACGTCGACCAGGCCGACGTCGCCCCGGAGATGGTCGAGCGCTTCGAGTTCGAGGTCGACACCACCAAGGCCAACGAGTACTGGCAGGTCGAGGTCGCCGAGAACCTCGCCCGCAAGGCCGCGGAGGACGCCGAGCGCGAGGCGTCCGGCGCCGAGACGGCGACGGGTTCCTGA
- the uvrA gene encoding excinuclease ABC subunit UvrA, translated as MADQLIIRGAREHNLKDVSIDLPRDSLVVFTGLSGSGKSSLAFDTIFAEGQRRYVESLSAYARQFLGQMDKPDVDLIEGLSPAVSIDQKSTSKNPRSTVGTITEVYDYLRLLYARVGRPHCPTCGAPIERQTPQQIVDRVLALEEGRRFQVLAPVIRGRKGEYVDLFTQLQTQGFSRARVDGETYTLDAPPTLEKQKKHTIEVVVDRLAVKESSKRRLTDSVETALNLAGGLVVFDFVDLDAKDPGRELKFSEKMSCPNDHPIDTDELEPRSFSFNSPFGACPSCHGIGTRMEVDPDLVVPDPRATLGEGAIQPWSSAHVADYFLRLMGALGDELGFDLNTPWEELTPKARKAILEGHPTKVHVVTRNRYGRQRAYYAEFEGVRPYIERRHREAESDTSRDRYEGFMREVPCPACGGSRLKPVTMAVTVGGLSIAEVCRLSLDKTAEFLAGVELSDRERQIADVVLKEIEQRLRFLLDVGLEYLSLDRASGSLSGGEAQRIRLATQIGAGLVGVLYVLDEPSIGLHQRDNAKLIETLVRLKELGNTLIVVEHDEDTIKVADWVVDIGPGAGEHGGQVIHSGSVADLYTHPDSITGQYLSGRREIPVPAARRPRTTGRELTVVGARENNLRTIDVSFPLGVFVAVTGVSGSGKSTLVNDILYTALAKQLYNARAIPGRHTRINGLEHVDKVIHVDQSPIGRTPRSNPATYTGVFDRVRKLFAETPEAKMRGYLQGRFSFNVKGGRCEACMGDGTIKIEMNFLPDVYVPCEVCHGARYNRETLEVHYKGKTIAEVLDMPIEEAVDFFAAVPAISRYLQTLVEVGLGYVRLGQPATTLSGGEAQRVKLATELQRRSTGRTLYVLDEPTTGLHFEDIRKLLGVLNRLVDAGNTVLVIEHNLDVVKTADWIIDMGPEGGSGGGMVVAEGTPEHVVTVAESHTGRYLAPILEGKEAAQPKRRLPASSAPDPRGRTAASAKKRGERVQAARASAKS; from the coding sequence GTGGCCGACCAGCTGATCATCCGGGGCGCCCGGGAGCACAACCTGAAGGACGTCTCGATCGACCTCCCACGGGACTCGCTCGTCGTCTTCACCGGGTTGTCCGGGTCGGGCAAGTCCTCGCTGGCGTTCGACACGATCTTCGCCGAGGGCCAGCGCCGCTACGTCGAGTCGCTCTCGGCCTACGCCCGCCAGTTCCTCGGCCAGATGGACAAGCCCGACGTCGACCTCATCGAGGGCCTGTCGCCGGCCGTCTCGATCGACCAGAAATCCACGTCGAAGAACCCACGCTCGACCGTCGGCACGATCACCGAGGTCTACGACTACCTGCGACTGCTCTACGCCCGCGTCGGCCGCCCGCACTGCCCGACCTGCGGCGCGCCGATCGAGCGACAGACCCCGCAGCAGATCGTCGACCGCGTCCTCGCGCTCGAGGAGGGCCGGCGCTTCCAGGTGCTGGCCCCCGTGATCCGCGGCCGCAAGGGCGAGTACGTCGACCTCTTCACCCAGCTCCAGACCCAGGGCTTCTCCCGGGCGCGGGTGGACGGTGAGACCTACACCCTGGACGCGCCGCCGACGCTCGAGAAGCAGAAGAAGCACACGATCGAGGTCGTCGTCGATCGGCTCGCGGTCAAGGAGTCCTCCAAGCGGCGCCTGACCGACTCGGTCGAGACCGCGCTCAACCTCGCCGGCGGACTGGTGGTCTTCGACTTCGTCGACCTCGACGCGAAGGACCCGGGCCGGGAGCTGAAGTTCAGCGAGAAGATGTCGTGCCCGAACGACCACCCCATCGACACCGACGAGCTCGAGCCCCGCTCGTTCTCGTTCAACTCCCCGTTCGGCGCCTGCCCGTCCTGTCACGGCATCGGCACCCGCATGGAGGTCGACCCCGACCTCGTCGTCCCCGACCCGCGCGCGACCCTCGGCGAGGGCGCGATCCAGCCCTGGAGCAGCGCCCACGTCGCCGACTACTTCCTGCGCCTGATGGGCGCCCTCGGCGACGAGCTGGGCTTCGATCTCAACACCCCGTGGGAGGAGCTGACCCCGAAGGCCCGCAAGGCGATCCTGGAGGGCCACCCCACCAAGGTCCACGTGGTCACCCGCAACCGCTACGGCCGCCAGCGCGCCTACTACGCCGAGTTCGAGGGCGTGCGTCCCTACATCGAGCGCCGGCACCGCGAGGCGGAGTCCGACACCAGCCGCGACCGCTACGAGGGCTTCATGCGGGAGGTCCCGTGCCCCGCGTGCGGCGGCAGCCGGCTCAAGCCGGTGACGATGGCCGTGACCGTGGGCGGGCTCAGCATCGCCGAGGTCTGCAGGCTCTCCCTCGACAAGACGGCCGAGTTCCTGGCCGGCGTCGAGCTCAGCGACCGCGAGCGCCAGATCGCCGACGTCGTGCTCAAGGAGATCGAGCAGCGCCTGCGATTCCTGCTCGACGTCGGCCTCGAGTACCTCTCCCTGGACCGTGCCTCGGGCTCCCTGTCCGGCGGCGAGGCCCAGCGGATCCGGCTGGCGACCCAGATCGGCGCCGGCCTGGTGGGCGTCCTCTACGTCCTCGACGAGCCGTCGATCGGCCTGCACCAGCGCGACAACGCCAAGCTGATCGAGACGCTGGTCCGGCTCAAGGAGCTCGGCAACACCCTGATCGTCGTCGAGCACGACGAGGACACGATCAAGGTCGCCGACTGGGTGGTCGACATCGGCCCCGGGGCCGGCGAGCACGGCGGCCAGGTCATCCACAGCGGGTCGGTCGCCGACCTCTACACCCACCCCGACTCGATCACCGGCCAGTACCTCTCCGGGCGCCGCGAGATCCCGGTCCCCGCCGCCCGCCGCCCGCGTACGACGGGCCGCGAGCTCACGGTCGTCGGTGCCCGGGAGAACAACCTGCGCACCATCGACGTCTCGTTCCCGCTCGGCGTGTTCGTGGCGGTGACGGGTGTCTCCGGGTCCGGCAAGTCGACGCTGGTCAACGACATCCTCTACACCGCGCTCGCCAAGCAGCTCTACAACGCCCGGGCCATCCCCGGGCGCCACACCCGGATCAACGGTCTCGAGCACGTCGACAAGGTCATCCACGTCGACCAGTCGCCGATCGGGCGCACGCCGCGGTCGAACCCCGCGACCTACACCGGCGTCTTCGACCGGGTGCGCAAGCTGTTCGCGGAGACCCCTGAGGCCAAGATGCGCGGCTACCTGCAGGGCCGCTTCTCGTTCAACGTCAAGGGCGGGCGCTGCGAGGCCTGCATGGGCGACGGCACCATCAAGATCGAGATGAACTTCCTGCCCGACGTCTACGTGCCGTGCGAGGTCTGCCACGGGGCGCGCTACAACCGCGAGACCCTCGAGGTGCACTACAAGGGCAAGACGATCGCCGAGGTCCTCGACATGCCGATCGAGGAGGCCGTCGACTTCTTCGCGGCCGTCCCGGCGATCTCGCGCTACCTCCAGACGCTCGTCGAGGTCGGTCTCGGCTACGTCCGCCTCGGCCAGCCGGCCACCACCCTGTCCGGCGGCGAGGCGCAGCGGGTCAAGCTGGCCACCGAGCTGCAGCGGCGCTCGACCGGACGCACGCTCTACGTCCTCGACGAGCCGACCACCGGTCTGCACTTCGAGGACATCCGCAAGCTCCTCGGGGTGCTCAACCGCCTGGTGGACGCCGGCAACACGGTGCTGGTCATCGAGCACAACCTCGACGTCGTCAAGACCGCCGACTGGATCATCGACATGGGCCCGGAGGGCGGTTCCGGCGGCGGCATGGTGGTCGCCGAGGGCACCCCCGAGCACGTCGTCACCGTCGCGGAGAGCCACACCGGTCGCTACCTCGCGCCGATCCTCGAGGGCAAGGAGGCCGCACAGCCGAAGCGTCGGCTCCCCGCCAGCTCCGCGCCTGACCCCCGCGGCCGCACGGCCGCGTCGGCAAAGAAGCGTGGCGAGCGTGTGCAGGCGGCGCGCGCCTCCGCGAAGTCCTGA
- a CDS encoding acyl-CoA dehydrogenase family protein, protein MHLALDPEHVALRAELADYFSALITPEVRAGLAAASGEFGDAEIYKSVIRRLGADGWLGIGWPEEYGGQARSMVEQLIFTDVAADHGVPVPYLTLNTVGPTIMRYGTPEQKEYFLPRILAGDLHFSIGYSEPESGTDLASLRTRATRDGEEWVINGQKMWTSLIQYADWIWLACRTDADQPRHRGLSMILVPTDAPGFSYTPVHTVAGVSTSATYYEDVRVPVGNLVGELNGGWSLMTNQLNHERVALTSSAPLVQSLRLVRQWAQETKNPDGQRVIDTEWVQVALGRAHARVDMLTQLNFKLASDADRGVDLSPAEASATKIYGSELATEVYRALMEIVGPNAAVRAGSEGEVLAGRLERYHRSALVMTFGGGTNEIQRDIIGYVGLGLPAAKR, encoded by the coding sequence ATGCACCTCGCCCTGGACCCCGAGCACGTCGCGCTGCGCGCCGAGCTCGCGGACTACTTCTCTGCCCTCATCACCCCGGAGGTGCGCGCCGGACTGGCCGCGGCCTCCGGCGAGTTCGGGGACGCGGAGATCTACAAGTCCGTGATCCGCCGACTCGGTGCCGACGGCTGGCTCGGCATCGGCTGGCCCGAGGAGTACGGCGGCCAGGCCCGCTCGATGGTCGAGCAGCTGATCTTCACCGACGTCGCCGCGGACCACGGCGTCCCGGTGCCCTACCTGACCCTCAACACGGTCGGGCCGACGATCATGCGCTACGGCACCCCCGAGCAGAAGGAGTACTTCCTGCCCCGGATCCTCGCCGGCGACCTGCACTTCTCCATCGGCTACTCCGAGCCCGAGTCCGGGACCGACCTCGCCTCGCTGCGCACCCGGGCCACCCGCGACGGCGAGGAGTGGGTGATCAACGGGCAGAAGATGTGGACCTCGCTGATCCAGTACGCCGACTGGATCTGGCTGGCCTGCCGCACCGACGCCGACCAGCCCCGCCACCGCGGCCTGTCGATGATCCTGGTCCCCACCGACGCACCCGGCTTCTCCTACACGCCGGTGCACACCGTGGCCGGGGTGAGCACCAGCGCGACGTACTACGAGGACGTGCGGGTGCCGGTCGGCAACCTGGTCGGCGAGCTGAACGGCGGCTGGTCGCTGATGACCAACCAGCTCAACCACGAGCGGGTGGCGCTGACCTCCTCGGCGCCGCTGGTGCAGTCGCTGCGCCTGGTGCGCCAGTGGGCGCAGGAGACGAAGAACCCCGACGGCCAGCGCGTCATCGACACCGAGTGGGTGCAGGTGGCGCTCGGCCGCGCGCATGCCCGAGTCGACATGTTGACCCAGCTGAACTTCAAGCTCGCCTCGGACGCCGACCGGGGCGTGGACCTCTCCCCCGCCGAGGCCTCGGCCACCAAGATCTACGGCTCCGAGCTCGCCACCGAGGTCTACCGCGCCCTCATGGAGATCGTCGGCCCGAACGCCGCGGTCCGCGCCGGCTCCGAGGGCGAGGTGCTCGCCGGGCGCCTCGAGCGATACCACCGCTCCGCGCTGGTGATGACCTTCGGCGGCGGCACCAACGAGATCCAGCGCGACATCATCGGCTACGTGGGCCTGGGCCTGCCGGCCGCCAAGCGCTGA
- a CDS encoding MBL fold metallo-hydrolase yields MVSYTGEVRPGGPADVRELGGVRITKVAVDDKMSNNCYLLRCLSTGEQVLIDAAAEPAVLLDLIGADGLRTVVTTHQHWDHHRALRAVIDATGAEVVAGAPDADAITEQTGVAVQRRVEQGDTVPVGQSSLEVIAIAGHTPGSIALLLDDRPEGGHPHLFTGDSLFPGGVGNTFGDADAFVQLLANVEERIFDRLPDDTWFYPGHGNDSTIGAERPHLAEWRERGW; encoded by the coding sequence ATGGTGAGCTACACCGGAGAGGTCCGACCCGGGGGTCCCGCGGACGTGCGCGAGCTGGGCGGCGTGCGGATCACGAAGGTCGCCGTCGACGATAAGATGTCGAACAACTGCTACCTGCTGCGGTGCCTCAGCACCGGCGAGCAGGTGCTCATCGACGCGGCCGCCGAGCCCGCCGTTCTGCTCGACCTCATCGGGGCGGACGGCCTGCGGACGGTCGTCACGACGCACCAGCACTGGGACCACCACCGCGCGCTGCGCGCGGTGATCGACGCCACTGGGGCCGAGGTCGTGGCCGGCGCCCCCGACGCCGACGCGATCACCGAGCAGACCGGGGTCGCGGTGCAGCGCCGCGTCGAGCAGGGAGACACCGTCCCGGTCGGACAGAGCTCGCTCGAGGTGATCGCGATCGCCGGTCACACCCCCGGCTCGATCGCCCTGCTCCTCGACGACCGTCCCGAAGGCGGGCACCCGCACCTGTTCACCGGCGACTCGCTGTTCCCGGGCGGCGTGGGCAACACCTTCGGCGACGCGGACGCCTTCGTGCAGCTCCTCGCGAACGTCGAGGAGCGCATCTTCGACCGGCTGCCCGACGACACCTGGTTCTACCCCGGCCACGGCAACGACTCGACGATCGGCGCCGAGCGTCCGCACCTGGCCGAGTGGCGCGAGCGGGGCTGGTAG